Proteins encoded together in one Allomeiothermus silvanus DSM 9946 window:
- the cas7c gene encoding type I-C CRISPR-associated protein Cas7/Csd2, which yields MSQPIQNRYEFLLFFDVQDGNPNGDPDSGNAPRVDPEDGHGLVSDVALKRRIRNYAQAAGAPIFVQHGTNLNRPIFEAHEKTGGFTGVKTKDKVEAARRWMCAHFYDVRTFGAVMSTGANAGQVRGPVQITFARSLDPIFPAEFSITRGAVAEDVKNAKTLEDYLKWEALQPEDKLRTMGRKSQVSYGLYLAKGFVSAHLAQGTGFSPADLKLLVEALLNMYDHDRSASKGLMATRRLFLFQHVGTDPHNAEQNKRQAMLGCAPAHRLLDLGQVVSVRRLDESKPPRRFADYEVKADPQKLPKGVRMLELNQWDEERFDVWLGGAHA from the coding sequence ATGTCCCAGCCCATCCAAAACCGCTACGAGTTTTTGCTGTTTTTCGACGTGCAAGACGGTAACCCCAACGGCGACCCCGACTCGGGCAACGCCCCCCGCGTAGACCCCGAGGACGGCCACGGCCTGGTGAGCGACGTGGCCCTCAAGCGGCGCATCCGCAACTACGCCCAGGCCGCCGGAGCCCCCATCTTTGTCCAGCACGGCACCAACCTCAACCGCCCCATCTTCGAGGCCCACGAGAAAACCGGCGGCTTTACCGGAGTCAAGACCAAGGACAAGGTAGAGGCGGCGCGCCGGTGGATGTGCGCGCACTTCTACGATGTGCGCACCTTCGGCGCGGTGATGAGCACCGGAGCCAACGCCGGGCAGGTGCGGGGGCCGGTGCAGATCACCTTTGCCCGAAGCCTCGACCCCATCTTCCCCGCGGAGTTCAGCATCACCCGCGGCGCGGTGGCCGAGGACGTCAAGAACGCTAAAACCCTCGAGGACTACCTCAAGTGGGAGGCTCTTCAGCCCGAGGACAAGTTGCGCACCATGGGCCGCAAGAGCCAGGTTTCGTATGGCCTGTACCTGGCCAAAGGCTTCGTCAGCGCCCACCTGGCCCAGGGCACCGGCTTCAGCCCGGCCGACCTGAAACTTCTGGTAGAGGCCCTGTTGAACATGTACGACCACGACCGCAGCGCCTCCAAAGGCCTGATGGCCACCCGAAGGCTCTTCCTCTTCCAGCATGTGGGTACCGACCCCCACAACGCCGAGCAGAACAAGCGCCAGGCCATGCTGGGCTGCGCTCCGGCGCACCGCCTGCTCGATCTGGGCCAGGTGGTCTCGGTGCGGCGGCTCGACGAAAGCAAACCCCCCCGCCGCTTCGCCGACTACGAGGTAAAAGCCGACCCCCAGAAGCTACCCAAGGGGGTGCGGATGCTCGAGCTCAACCAATGGGACGAGGAGCGATTCGACGTCTGGCTAGGGGGAGCCCATGCCTAG
- the cas10 gene encoding type III-B CRISPR-associated protein Cas10/Cmr2, whose protein sequence is MSHLLSISLGPVQDFIAAARRTADLYAGSQILQELSKHAAQFLHNKGAQLIFPADPNADGANKILAEVKDDPKQLAVETKKAVQERLLRLWDETIRKLPAEQRNLIDQARAQEQLGRFLEFYAAWAPLPKKEAYKEARLQVERLLAGRKALRDFAPTQQHDAGVPKSPLDPSWAAVIDPRQWATASIRLADGSHRPLRIKPTEHLDAISLFKRCYGVLNSDKVVDTRTMARRSWRPEAEPDERYGEDDDHIPEPQPYLAILVADGDRMGELIARQDDPDAHRGLSKTLDDFAKEARTIVPKHRGFMVYSGGDDVLALLPVNQAIACAKELSEAFRHRVKGTLSAGVAIVHYREPLSVSLQNARDAEKAAKNGGRNALAVALHTRGGSPVTVVQPWNELSWDELLEAYQNRQITRGFAHELRDLVQEWQDDMRADYLHKEALRVLARKEAHDLRIPAPTSDTPTYRKALLRFVDQLIIARFLSGIREEEHAGKSA, encoded by the coding sequence ATGAGCCACCTGCTCTCCATCTCCCTGGGCCCGGTGCAAGACTTCATTGCCGCCGCGCGCCGCACCGCCGACCTGTACGCGGGTTCGCAGATTTTGCAGGAACTGAGCAAGCACGCGGCTCAGTTTTTGCACAATAAAGGTGCCCAACTTATCTTCCCCGCTGACCCGAACGCCGACGGGGCCAACAAGATTCTGGCCGAGGTAAAGGACGACCCTAAGCAGCTTGCCGTGGAGACCAAAAAAGCCGTTCAGGAGAGGCTCTTGAGGCTCTGGGACGAGACCATTCGCAAGCTCCCTGCCGAGCAGCGAAACCTGATTGACCAAGCAAGGGCCCAAGAGCAGCTTGGGCGTTTCCTCGAGTTCTACGCCGCCTGGGCGCCGCTGCCCAAAAAGGAAGCCTACAAGGAGGCAAGGCTTCAGGTGGAGCGCCTCTTGGCCGGACGCAAGGCTTTGCGGGATTTTGCCCCCACCCAGCAACACGACGCCGGTGTGCCCAAGTCTCCCCTCGACCCCTCCTGGGCAGCGGTGATAGATCCTCGACAGTGGGCCACTGCCAGCATCCGTCTAGCCGATGGCTCCCACCGCCCCCTGCGTATTAAGCCCACCGAGCACCTCGACGCCATCTCGCTATTCAAGCGCTGTTACGGGGTGCTGAACTCGGACAAAGTGGTGGATACCCGCACCATGGCCCGGCGCTCCTGGAGGCCGGAAGCAGAGCCCGACGAGCGCTACGGCGAGGACGACGACCATATCCCAGAGCCCCAGCCCTACCTGGCCATTCTGGTGGCCGACGGCGACCGCATGGGCGAGCTGATTGCCCGCCAGGACGACCCCGATGCCCACCGTGGGCTATCAAAAACCCTGGATGACTTCGCCAAGGAAGCCCGCACAATTGTGCCCAAGCACAGGGGCTTTATGGTCTATTCGGGCGGGGACGACGTGCTGGCCCTCCTGCCAGTGAACCAAGCCATCGCCTGCGCCAAAGAACTCTCGGAGGCGTTTCGCCACCGGGTCAAGGGCACCCTTTCGGCGGGGGTTGCCATTGTGCACTACCGCGAGCCGCTCTCCGTTTCCCTGCAAAATGCGCGGGATGCGGAGAAAGCCGCTAAGAACGGTGGACGGAATGCACTCGCCGTAGCCCTGCACACCCGTGGCGGCTCGCCGGTCACGGTGGTGCAGCCCTGGAACGAGCTGTCCTGGGACGAGCTGCTCGAGGCCTACCAAAATCGCCAGATTACTCGCGGCTTCGCGCACGAACTCCGGGACTTGGTGCAGGAGTGGCAGGACGACATGCGGGCCGATTATCTCCATAAGGAAGCCCTGCGGGTTCTGGCCCGCAAAGAGGCCCATGATCTGCGAATTCCAGCACCCACCAGCGACACCCCCACGTACCGCAAAGCCCTGCTTCGCTTTGTGGATCAGCTCATCATTGCGCGCTTTTTGAGCGGCATTCGGGAGGAAGAGCATGCCGGAAAGAGTGCTTGA
- the cas5c gene encoding type I-C CRISPR-associated protein Cas5c: MRSFVLEVWGELACFTRPEFKVERFSYPLITPSAARGIFDAIYLDFDPQSKKSLMYWQISRIEVLCPVRYISLMRNEVKEKATLRNIQAWMRDPSHLEPLYADATKDDTGQDTKGRTQRQTMALKNVRYRLRAHAVLYREDHALRQKIEHSFERRARAGQCLYQPYLGCREFTGYFRLVEPGEEARPVDYTEKIGWMLYDVFDLSRPGAPLRTDRGEKPRISLFEAEVVAGVLLVPPYESERVQKGVN, translated from the coding sequence ATGCGAAGTTTTGTGCTCGAGGTGTGGGGGGAGCTGGCCTGTTTTACCAGGCCTGAGTTCAAGGTGGAGCGCTTCAGCTACCCCCTCATTACCCCCAGCGCGGCACGGGGCATCTTCGACGCCATCTACCTTGACTTCGACCCCCAGAGCAAAAAGTCCCTCATGTACTGGCAAATCAGCCGCATCGAGGTGCTGTGCCCGGTGCGCTACATCAGTCTGATGCGCAACGAGGTCAAGGAAAAAGCCACCCTGCGCAACATCCAGGCCTGGATGCGAGACCCCAGCCACCTCGAGCCCCTTTACGCCGACGCCACCAAAGATGACACCGGCCAAGACACCAAGGGCCGCACCCAGCGCCAGACCATGGCCCTCAAAAACGTGCGCTACCGCCTGCGCGCCCACGCGGTGCTCTACCGGGAAGACCACGCTTTACGCCAGAAAATCGAGCACAGCTTTGAACGGCGGGCCCGGGCCGGGCAGTGCCTCTACCAGCCCTACCTGGGCTGCCGCGAGTTTACCGGTTACTTCCGGCTGGTCGAGCCCGGCGAGGAGGCCCGGCCTGTGGACTACACCGAGAAGATCGGCTGGATGCTCTACGACGTCTTCGACCTCTCGCGACCGGGGGCCCCGCTGCGCACTGACCGAGGCGAGAAGCCCCGCATCAGCCTGTTCGAGGCCGAGGTGGTGGCAGGGGTGCTGCTGGTGCCCCCCTACGAAAGCGAGCGGGTCCAGAAGGGGGTGAACTGA
- the cmr4 gene encoding type III-B CRISPR module RAMP protein Cmr4 has protein sequence MHAKMIFWQALTPVHPGTGQDSSSVIDLPVAREAATGFPVIPASSLKGVLRDGRDDEQSNRLFGSLENAAELTLTDARLLLLPVRSYAGTFALLTCPLVLERLKRDQKALGLPELKAPIPNPGQTEALVPKNTQIVHANQVILEDIDLSATVGGAEALAQELGQLVFGAESNYFVGRFALVSNDVFAYFCEMGLEVIARVRLENERKIVANGALWYEEAIPAETVFSSFAIGDGFEELNRPYVQIGGQASVGRGLLRRLGGE, from the coding sequence ATGCACGCAAAGATGATCTTTTGGCAGGCCCTAACGCCGGTGCACCCCGGCACCGGGCAGGACAGTAGCAGCGTAATTGACCTTCCCGTAGCCCGCGAAGCGGCCACGGGTTTTCCGGTGATACCGGCCAGCAGCCTTAAGGGGGTGCTGCGCGATGGGCGCGATGATGAGCAAAGCAATAGGCTTTTCGGCTCCTTAGAAAATGCAGCCGAACTGACCCTGACCGATGCCCGCCTATTGTTACTGCCGGTGCGCTCGTATGCGGGCACCTTTGCTCTCCTGACCTGCCCGCTGGTGCTCGAGCGGCTCAAACGCGACCAGAAGGCCTTGGGGCTTCCTGAGCTAAAAGCTCCGATACCGAATCCGGGACAGACCGAAGCTCTCGTGCCCAAGAACACTCAAATTGTCCATGCTAACCAGGTAATCCTCGAGGACATAGACCTGAGCGCCACTGTCGGAGGCGCAGAAGCGCTGGCGCAGGAACTAGGGCAACTGGTCTTTGGCGCTGAGTCGAACTACTTTGTGGGGCGCTTTGCATTGGTATCCAACGACGTGTTCGCTTACTTTTGCGAGATGGGCCTCGAGGTCATCGCCCGGGTACGCTTGGAAAACGAGAGAAAAATCGTAGCCAACGGCGCTTTGTGGTACGAGGAGGCCATCCCCGCCGAGACGGTGTTCTCGAGCTTCGCCATCGGCGATGGGTTCGAGGAACTCAACCGGCCCTATGTCCAGATAGGCGGACAGGCCAGTGTGGGCCGGGGGCTGTTGCGGCGGTTGGGGGGTGAGTAG
- the cmr1 gene encoding type III-B CRISPR module RAMP protein Cmr1 yields the protein MPRAIPIPPPEHKTATLETWTLELKTLTPLFGGSATPREVDPENPVRAASVRGHLRFWWRAVAGGRYTSAEELFKAEEEIWGSAAKHGRVALRVLEQTAGESKKPSDLVPDRGTARTGPMEKFFLHPFNPNQSEGLPEASGRVWVAFTLELDVTRLSPEEKEQLKTALRAWIAFGGVGARTRRGVGALEALSDVSDWLPASPNQLKDWFTASPIAEPQHTILAGAVIYLGQPHKPSNTDPYKGHVAWRELGRFWARFRKGHFVKDLKTGQTMTYTPMAGGKWQDHKTLLALRPNQEQIALAKPYLGLPIVYQRLGNSFSGTLEARHPQGARMASPVILKPMAFADGSVRPAVILLNTPAPTQIKVNGKELALHLPNNDPVLKALEASNALEAVRKAARIQGFTVEVRL from the coding sequence ATGCCTAGAGCCATCCCCATCCCGCCGCCCGAACACAAAACAGCTACCTTGGAGACCTGGACGCTCGAGCTCAAGACCCTCACCCCCCTGTTCGGCGGCAGCGCCACCCCGCGCGAGGTAGACCCGGAAAACCCTGTTCGGGCCGCCAGCGTGCGCGGGCATCTGCGCTTTTGGTGGCGGGCCGTGGCGGGGGGGCGGTACACGAGTGCTGAGGAACTGTTCAAGGCGGAGGAGGAGATTTGGGGAAGTGCGGCGAAACACGGCAGGGTGGCCCTGCGGGTGCTCGAGCAAACTGCCGGAGAAAGCAAAAAACCTTCAGACCTGGTACCGGACAGAGGAACAGCGCGAACCGGTCCTATGGAGAAGTTTTTCCTCCATCCCTTCAACCCCAACCAAAGCGAGGGCCTGCCCGAGGCCAGCGGGCGGGTATGGGTGGCGTTCACCCTGGAACTCGACGTAACCCGGCTTAGCCCAGAAGAAAAAGAGCAGCTCAAGACTGCGCTGCGGGCCTGGATTGCCTTCGGGGGGGTAGGGGCGCGCACCCGGCGGGGGGTGGGGGCGCTCGAGGCGCTGAGCGATGTCTCGGACTGGCTGCCAGCCAGCCCCAACCAGCTCAAAGACTGGTTTACGGCTTCACCTATAGCGGAACCCCAGCACACCATCCTGGCCGGGGCGGTGATCTATCTGGGGCAGCCCCACAAGCCCAGCAACACCGACCCTTACAAAGGCCACGTTGCCTGGCGGGAGTTAGGCCGTTTCTGGGCCCGCTTCCGCAAGGGGCATTTCGTAAAAGACCTTAAAACCGGGCAAACCATGACCTACACCCCCATGGCTGGGGGCAAGTGGCAAGACCACAAGACCTTGCTGGCGTTGAGGCCCAACCAGGAGCAGATCGCCCTGGCCAAGCCCTACCTGGGCCTGCCCATCGTTTATCAGCGCTTGGGAAACAGCTTTAGCGGTACCCTCGAGGCCCGGCACCCCCAGGGTGCGCGTATGGCCTCGCCGGTGATCCTCAAGCCCATGGCCTTTGCCGATGGCAGTGTGCGGCCTGCGGTCATCCTCCTCAATACCCCTGCGCCCACACAAATCAAGGTCAATGGAAAAGAACTCGCCTTGCATCTTCCCAACAACGATCCCGTATTGAAGGCGCTCGAGGCCAGCAACGCGCTGGAAGCGGTGCGCAAAGCTGCCCGCATTCAAGGCTTCACCGTGGAGGTGCGTCTATGA
- the cmr3 gene encoding type III-B CRISPR module-associated protein Cmr3 has protein sequence MPERVLEIHALGPLLFRDGRPFSAADGTETAARSLSLPLPSTVAGFVRTQVGLAEGKGFTQEHLQNLHGLQVCGPLLARGGGILLPAPRDAVIYKQDEKPQVMKLRPFSPPEGAGCDLPEGLLPLQITQDVKPESGYNFWTAQSMTDWLLGERVIPQKIAGLPTETRVHVAMDPVKGKAQEGQLYSVAYRPLEMGENPQTYQPASLRVRLSLPNGQTPAPIGHLGGERRPVAVEVKPSLSDYWFDCPEAIKKRFAELGKGARVRLVLATPALFEHGWKPGWIEKSGNGELHLPRGLCNVKLKLVAAAVGRREPVSGWSLRENRPKRVRWMAPAGSVYFFEVMDGQPADLLESWLRPISDLEQDRKDGFGLALWGVW, from the coding sequence ATGCCGGAAAGAGTGCTTGAAATACACGCCCTAGGCCCCCTGCTTTTCCGCGACGGCAGGCCCTTTAGCGCCGCCGACGGCACCGAGACCGCCGCCCGGAGCCTGAGTCTGCCCTTGCCGAGCACCGTCGCGGGCTTCGTGCGGACGCAGGTGGGGCTGGCCGAGGGCAAGGGGTTCACCCAGGAACACCTGCAAAATCTGCACGGCCTTCAGGTGTGCGGGCCGCTGCTGGCTCGGGGTGGTGGGATTTTACTGCCCGCCCCGCGCGACGCGGTGATTTACAAGCAAGACGAGAAGCCCCAGGTCATGAAGCTGCGCCCCTTTAGCCCGCCCGAAGGCGCAGGCTGTGACCTGCCGGAAGGCCTTTTGCCCTTGCAGATTACCCAAGACGTGAAGCCCGAGTCCGGCTACAACTTCTGGACGGCCCAGAGTATGACGGACTGGCTGTTGGGGGAGAGGGTTATACCGCAAAAAATAGCCGGTCTGCCCACCGAGACCCGCGTGCACGTGGCCATGGACCCCGTCAAGGGCAAGGCCCAGGAAGGCCAGCTATACAGCGTGGCCTACCGGCCTTTGGAGATGGGCGAGAACCCCCAAACTTACCAGCCCGCCAGCCTGCGGGTGCGGCTCTCGCTGCCCAACGGGCAGACCCCGGCCCCCATCGGCCACCTGGGGGGCGAGCGCCGTCCGGTGGCGGTGGAGGTAAAGCCGAGCCTTTCGGACTACTGGTTCGATTGCCCGGAGGCTATCAAAAAGCGCTTCGCAGAGCTGGGCAAGGGTGCTCGGGTGCGGCTGGTGCTGGCTACGCCAGCCCTGTTCGAGCACGGCTGGAAACCTGGCTGGATCGAGAAATCGGGCAACGGCGAGCTTCATCTGCCTCGAGGTCTTTGCAATGTGAAACTCAAGCTGGTGGCCGCCGCGGTGGGGCGGCGCGAGCCGGTGAGCGGCTGGAGCCTGCGGGAAAACCGGCCCAAGCGGGTGCGCTGGATGGCGCCCGCAGGCAGCGTGTACTTCTTCGAGGTGATGGACGGCCAACCCGCCGACCTGCTGGAAAGCTGGCTCAGGCCCATTAGCGACCTCGAGCAAGACCGCAAGGACGGTTTTGGACTGGCCCTTTGGGGAGTGTGGTGA
- the cmr5 gene encoding type III-B CRISPR module-associated protein Cmr5, which translates to MSQTRSQKDMQRALELVSSLERADPEVKRIYGGLCHSFPVMVLQSGLCQAVAFSADKASGDGKRAQAHQHLLEHLGEMLGVRGKLLEALQSAPTPVYMHHTRRVLEAWVYFKRFAVSVLQVQAGEDHEK; encoded by the coding sequence ATGTCCCAAACACGCAGCCAAAAGGACATGCAGCGGGCGCTGGAGCTGGTGAGCAGCCTCGAGCGGGCCGACCCCGAGGTCAAGCGCATCTACGGCGGCCTCTGCCACAGCTTCCCGGTGATGGTCCTGCAGAGCGGGCTGTGTCAGGCCGTGGCCTTTAGCGCCGATAAAGCCAGCGGCGACGGTAAGCGGGCCCAGGCGCACCAGCATTTGCTCGAGCACCTCGGCGAGATGCTGGGCGTTAGGGGCAAGCTGCTGGAAGCGTTGCAGTCGGCACCCACGCCTGTGTACATGCACCACACCCGGCGGGTGCTGGAGGCGTGGGTGTACTTCAAGCGCTTTGCGGTAAGCGTACTCCAGGTGCAAGCGGGGGAAGACCATGAGAAATAG
- the cas8c gene encoding type I-C CRISPR-associated protein Cas8c/Csd1, whose amino-acid sequence MLAQLVDYARLKGLGTEPGFTSKEIRWLVGVSPAGQWTELIPLDQAKTAPDLSQPDMMSLPGYLRAQGHTVEQAAHFLADTCAVVFGLPERDAAGNIRRPEEHAKNLQKHAAFRLLIQLAANDVPLLEPIAQALSDPQQVQAFLQKLEAQAQKRGPERLKSTDKISFFVNGRCVLDCPDWHDWWRQFRAHAFPRSGAQGQMPSFASGELVTPASTHPKVTRLGGSAFGHALVTYDKEAFESYGLSQGENAAVDELAATAYRAGLDALLEKAQTLGEMKVVVWYDREIPEEDDFFRDLFAPSSGEAEELQALERAHRVLQALKTGQAPPEIRNSRFFAAAMSPASGRVMVRDWQIGRLEDFVEAVTTWFEHLAIVRRSGDQSASLPGLNRLFLSLQRPKSPEQKLDDYLKPVKTLQVPLWRAALNPRLPIPYAAIAKIMESHTAEVMTGAFSEALQAQKPDAATLGRIYARMGLLKAYHIRKGESMSTALDPQHPSPAYHCGRLMCLLAQIQEAASESEINAGVVQRYYGAASSTPALVLGRLTRLSQHHLAKMAKDAPGLAYWFNTQLAQVWSALGSNLPRTLSLEEQSLFALGYYQQLAQSRKKETPQTQAPTTPSLFQE is encoded by the coding sequence ATGCTGGCGCAGTTGGTGGATTACGCCCGGCTAAAAGGCCTGGGCACCGAACCCGGCTTTACCAGTAAAGAGATACGCTGGCTGGTGGGGGTAAGCCCGGCGGGGCAGTGGACCGAGCTGATACCGCTGGACCAAGCCAAAACCGCCCCCGACCTCTCCCAGCCCGACATGATGAGCCTGCCCGGCTACTTGCGGGCGCAGGGTCACACCGTCGAGCAGGCCGCCCACTTCCTGGCCGACACCTGCGCGGTGGTGTTTGGCCTGCCCGAGCGGGACGCCGCAGGCAATATCAGAAGGCCCGAGGAGCACGCCAAAAACCTCCAGAAGCACGCCGCCTTCCGGCTGCTCATCCAGCTAGCGGCCAACGACGTACCGCTCCTCGAGCCCATCGCCCAGGCGCTTTCCGACCCCCAGCAGGTGCAGGCTTTCTTGCAGAAGCTGGAGGCCCAAGCCCAGAAAAGAGGGCCAGAAAGGCTCAAATCCACCGACAAGATCTCTTTTTTCGTGAACGGCCGGTGCGTGCTGGACTGCCCTGACTGGCATGACTGGTGGCGGCAGTTTAGGGCCCATGCCTTCCCCAGGTCGGGCGCGCAGGGCCAGATGCCCTCGTTCGCCAGCGGCGAGCTGGTCACTCCGGCTTCCACCCACCCCAAGGTCACCCGGCTGGGCGGGAGCGCCTTTGGCCACGCTTTGGTCACCTACGACAAGGAGGCCTTCGAGTCCTATGGCTTATCGCAGGGCGAGAACGCCGCCGTGGACGAACTGGCCGCTACCGCCTACCGGGCCGGGCTGGACGCGCTCTTGGAGAAAGCCCAAACCCTGGGCGAGATGAAGGTGGTGGTCTGGTACGACCGCGAGATTCCCGAGGAAGACGACTTCTTCCGCGACCTCTTCGCCCCCAGCAGCGGCGAGGCCGAGGAGCTACAGGCTTTAGAGCGCGCCCACCGGGTGCTGCAAGCCCTCAAAACCGGCCAGGCCCCCCCGGAGATTCGCAACAGCCGGTTTTTCGCTGCTGCCATGAGCCCGGCTTCGGGCCGGGTGATGGTGCGCGACTGGCAAATCGGCAGGCTGGAAGACTTTGTGGAGGCCGTAACAACCTGGTTCGAGCACTTGGCCATCGTGCGCCGCTCGGGCGACCAGAGCGCCAGCCTGCCGGGGCTCAACCGCTTGTTCCTGAGCCTCCAGCGGCCCAAGTCCCCCGAGCAAAAGCTGGACGACTACCTCAAGCCCGTCAAAACCCTGCAAGTGCCCCTGTGGCGGGCCGCCCTGAACCCCAGGCTGCCCATCCCTTACGCCGCCATCGCCAAAATTATGGAGTCCCACACCGCCGAGGTGATGACCGGGGCCTTTTCCGAGGCCCTGCAGGCCCAAAAGCCCGATGCCGCCACCCTGGGGCGCATCTACGCCCGCATGGGGCTTTTGAAGGCCTACCACATCCGCAAAGGAGAAAGCATGAGCACTGCCCTAGACCCCCAGCACCCCAGCCCGGCCTACCACTGCGGCCGCTTGATGTGCCTCCTGGCCCAGATCCAGGAGGCCGCCAGCGAGTCCGAGATCAACGCCGGGGTCGTCCAGCGCTACTACGGCGCGGCCAGCAGCACCCCTGCGCTGGTGCTGGGCCGCCTGACCCGGCTCTCGCAGCACCACCTGGCCAAGATGGCCAAGGACGCACCGGGCCTGGCCTACTGGTTCAACACCCAACTGGCCCAGGTTTGGAGCGCCCTGGGGTCTAACCTTCCCCGCACCCTGAGCCTGGAAGAACAAAGCCTTTTTGCCCTGGGCTACTACCAGCAACTGGCCCAAAGCCGCAAGAAGGAAACCCCTCAAACCCAAGCCCCCACAACCCCCAGTTTGTTTCAGGAATAA